In Salvelinus namaycush isolate Seneca chromosome 16, SaNama_1.0, whole genome shotgun sequence, the sequence AGGTGATAGTGGTACTCAACTCGGCGGCCCACCTCCAGCGGGTGTCCAAGGCCCTGATGCAGGTGTTGGAGTTAGACGTGATGGACGTACGCATCGTGGAGGAGAGGAGCTCTGCCGTAACTGTGGAGACGGGGCCCGGACCACATGGGGCACATGCTCAGAGGAAGCACTTCCTCTACTTCACAGACGAAAGAATCTTCTCCCTGCTCAAGGAGATCTGCAGGGTGTTAGGTTACTATGGGAACGTCTATCTCCTAGTAGATCACTTCATGGATCTGTACAAGGAGTCGTCAGTCTACAGGAAGCAAGCTGCAATGGTGCTGAATGAGGTGATCACAGGAGCAGCAGGCATCGGTGTGGCAGGAGGCCAGGAGAGGCAGGGAGTGCCCAGTCAGGAGGACCTGAAAGCAGTAGTAGAATCCATCATAGAGGAGTACATCTGCCTGAGCCACTGGCACCTGCCAACCCTTATTGGTGAGGagtcagacagaggggaacaGGAGCAGCAAACTCAGTTTAGTCTCTTCTCCATATCTAATGGGGTTGAAGGGAAAGGGAATCCCCTCCAGTTGGTCCAAGCAGTCCACAAGAGCTCCACCATCCACGAGCTGAACAGCAACATCTGGCAGATCTGCATCCAGTTGGAGGGGATAGGCTGCTTCGCCCAGGCCTTGGGGATGGACTTCCGTCTCATTCTGATGACATCACTGTACCCGGTTCTGGAGAAGGCCGGGGATGAAACCCTGATGGTCAGCCAGGCAGCGCTGGATGCCATGTGGGACATCAGCCAGGCCTGTGGATACGCCTCCCTGAAGGAGCTGATCAATGAGAACTCAGATTACCTGCTGAACGACGTGTCTTTGAACCTCCAGAGGCTGGGTGTCCACCCCCATGCCCCCAGGGTCCTCACCGTCATGTTCAGTCACTCCGACCCCAGCCTGCTGCCTCTGGTGGGGGACATAGTCCAGGACGTGCTGCTGGCTCTGGACATGAGCTACGACGAGACATCCCCTCTGTTCTGCACTGTACTGCACTCACTTATGAAGGCTCTAGGTAAAGTTTCCACATCCACTTAAATGTTTTCCCTAGTTTATAACATTGTTATCACCATGTCATGGCATGCTTTTGAATTAGAGAACTCAGAGAAAATTGAAACGCAGGACACAAAATGACAACCTTTAGCTAACACAGCCTAAGTAACACAATCTTAATCATGTTGCTTTTCCAATACAGCGAGGTGGTTCCCCTCTAGTGTTGCGGGAACAAGTGACGCTTTGGGAACCAAGAAGGTGTGGCGTGAGCAGGACCAGCTGAATGTGCGCCAGTTTCTCCTGGACTACCACAAACAGAAGGAGCTGGCAGTGGGCATCGGGGCAGAGGAGGAGGGCACCGAGCACCCAGGTTAGTTAGGGCTCTCTCTGACTGCCACACTATTCCCCTGAAAACAAAGTTCTCACATTAATGATGCACAACATTAGCGCTGTGCTTGGTGAAGGTTCTCAACACTACTGTACCGTGTCAGACCTGAATAAGTTTGACTCTTGCTGTTTTCCTCATAGCTAGGTCTGAGTCATCACACTGCTTTTTAGGCATCGGGACGATTTTGTGTGGTGTGCTGCTGTGACAGTtagtcatgtttaaaaaaaaaagtaaattgAAAACTGTGCAACAGAAATCAGAAACCATCAGTGTTATGTGTCGCTGCGTTTCTAGCACTGAATTCAAACgtgtattattattttaattttaattcaGAGCTCCCGCCAAGCATGGACTGTGAAGAGGATATGGATGGTCCTGATGTGAAAGTTGAGCTTCCAGCCCACATCACCATAGCTAAAGACGTCATGGAGCGCTGCATTCACCTGCTCTCAGACCCCAGCCTGAGACTCAGACTCAAGGTAGTCCTCTAGATTGTTTTGAATTAAAAGATACGTAGCTTGAAAACTAAAGACCAGAGAGTTCAATAAAATACAAGCCTCTGCCACATGTTGCTGTCATGTGTGCTCACTATCGCCAATTCTGTGAGTCCTGACCCAGGTTTTTGGTTTGGTTTGTTGCAGGTCCTGGATGTGTTggaactttgtgtgtgtgtgctaagtCAGAAGGAGAATGAGCTACTGCCCATGGCCCACCGCTGCTGGCCTGCCCTGCTGCTCAGACTTACTGCTGATGACCCATTAGCTGTCCTCCGAGCCTTCAGGGTGTCTATTTCACTACTGCTCCCACCTTCACTCAGTTAAATAATCATAATTCCCTGTTTACATAATACATAGTTGATTACATAATTAGGACAAAGTACATTTGTTGGTCAGgtccataagtatttggacagtgacacaATTTGCATAATTTTGTCTGTACTCCACCACAatggatttgaaaggaaacaatcaAGATGTGCTTTAAGTGTAGACTTTCATCTTTAATTTAAGGTTTTGTCAAAATTATTGTATGAGCCGTGTAGGAATTACAGCCATTTTAATACATAGCCCCCCAATTTTAGGGGCTCAAAAGTATTTTGACAAACAAACATAATCATAAATTAAATTGTGAGTTTTAATATTTGGTTGCAAATCCTTTGCAGTCAATGACTGGCTGAAGTCTGGAACCCATAAACATCACCAGATGCTGGGTTtcttccctggtgatgctctgTCAGGCTTTTACTGCAGCTGTCTTCAGTTTCTGCTTGTTCTTGGGGCGTTTTGCCTTCAGCAAGTGAAATGCATGCTCAATTGGCTTCAGGTCAGGTGATTGACTTGGCCATTGCAGAACATTCCACTTCTTCGTCTTAAAAAATGATTGCGTTGCTTTTGcagtatgcttcgggtcattgtccatctgCACTGTGAAGTGCCGTCCAATGAGTTTTGAAGCATTTGGCTGAATCTGAGCagataatatacagtggggagaacaagtatttgatacactgacgattttgcaggttttcctacttacaaagcatgtagaggtctgtaatttttatcataggtacacttcaactgtgagagacggaatctaaaacaaaaatccggaaaatcacattgtatgatttttaagtaattaatttgcattttattgcatgacataagtatttgatcacctaccaaccagtaagaattccggctctcacagacctgttagtttttctttaagaagccctcctgttctccactcattacctgtattaactgcacctgtatgaactcgttacctgtataaaagacacctgtccacacaaaatcggcagtgtatcaaatacttgttctccccactgtagcccTAAACACTTCAGAATTCATCCTGCTGCCTTTGTCACCATGCTTCACAGATGAGGTGTTATGCTTCGGATCATGTGCAGTTCCGTCCCTTTTCCattctcttctcttcccatccCATCATTCTGGTACAAGTCGATCTttgtctcatctgtccataggacgTTGTTCCTGAACTGTACAGGCTTTTTTAGATGTTTTTTGGCAAACTAATCTGGTCTTCCTGTTTTTGAGGCTTACCAATGGTTTACATTTTGTGGTAAAccctctgtatttactctggtgaAGTGTTCTCTTGATTTGTTGACTTTGACACAGATACGCCTACCTCCTGGAGGGTGTCCTTGATCTGGCCAACTGTTGTGAAGGTGTTTTTCTTCACCAGGGAAATAATTATTCTGTCACCACAGTTGTTTTCCGTGGTTTTCCGGGACTTTTGGTGGCCGGTTGGGATACAGCCTGGAGTCgaaccaggttgtctgtagtgacgcctctagcactgagatgcagtgccttagaccgctgcgccactcgggagccgcaAGTGTAAATTAACTAATGAGGGAATAACACAGACCTGCTCATGGAACAGCTGAGAAGCCAATTGTCCAGTTACTTTTGGTCCCTTAAAAAGAGGGCGACCACATAAAAAAATTGCTGTAATTGCTACACCGTTCAACCGATTTGTAAtactcaaattaaagctgaaagtCTGCACTTTCAGctcatattcattatttaatttcAACTCCAATATGCTGTGGTAGACagctaaaataataataacttggtcaatgtccaaatatttatggacctgactgtatacaTATGATTCACCTAGAACAGTTGGTATTTATAACGATGTATTTTCTCTCTAGGTTCTGTGCACATTGGGGGAAACCTGCAGAGATTTCCTGAGGAAGAGGGTGTCAAAAGAGGTGATCCCCAAGCTGACTGCCTGGCTGTCCAAACAGGCGCCAGTGAGTGCCAGGGCTGGCCCAGTCTACAGCCACACCCTGGCCTACAAGTTACAGCTGGCTGTGCTGCAGGGCCTGGGGGCTCTCTGCCTTCATCTGGACCTAGGTAGGCAGGCCACCAACACCCTCCTTTCCTTAGTCTAGGAGACACTCAGCTTTATTTTCATAATTTTTTAGGGAATGTTAAAACGGTAACGCTTTTTGTCCACTAGGTGTCACTATTGCACTGTTTTGGAATTACACGGGTGTGTCCTATAGACTGCATTGAATGGTGTATGTTCATGTACATTTCCCCAACCAAGCTCCCAAGGGAGACAGACATTGCTGTTGCCTTAGTCAAGGGATATCGAGACACACAAGGCAGGGCCAGCATGACACCCACCGTTTGGATACACCTCACCTAGCTGAGCCGATTCATGGTCTTCTCTGTCCTTGGTCTGTGAAGACGCTACCTCCCTTCACATCAGCCCCAGAGGAATACAGCTGAGTCGGTTTAAgttgagacacagagagacagaggctgcTGCAACAGAAATAGTAGAACACACTGGTTAACATCAGCTCCACCTCACCGCTGGGGCATCTCCAGAAAGGCAATTATTGGCCATAGAGAAATTCTCCCAATGTGATACGCTTTTAAGTTTATTTACACCAAAAGAGAAACACCTGGGCTGGTCTCTCCCTCAGTATTTATTTTCTGTGTTCACCTCTTGATTCCACAGAAAAGAGGGGGATAGGTATACTGGATAAAATGAATTCTGAAATAATCCCATTTATCTTTTCAAATATGCACCAATGTTTTCTGACACAACGAGCAGGCTGGTTTTTCACCCGTCTGGGTTGAATTGCCAAATAAGAAAAGCTTTAGCAAGAAGCGAGAAAGCTTATTTTGAAATTAGGTTTGAATGGCGGCCCAGTTAGGAGCTTAGGGAATACGTGTCTGGGGTCGGGGGAATGGGGAGGGGACTACTACAAAGTGATGGAGTTGCCATGGTTATGAAAGGTACTGAGAGTGGGGAGTGGATGTGTGAAATCCGGAGATGGAGGCAGGCGCTGTGGAATTCCCAGGTCATTTCAGTATTTTCTTCCCCTCAACACTATCTCCATTTCCTTTTTTCttttcccatttttttttttcttttccttGGTTTTCCTTCTGGTATATATGTGGTATATCTGAGTTGTATTTGCAGGGGACTCAGATATGGATGCTGTAACTGAATCCTGCCTGCCCTACCTCAGCTGCAGACAGCCACCCAAACTGCAAGAGGCCTGTCTGAGGTATGTTTGTATTGCAATAATAAATCTAGCAGTACAATTAAAAGCCCATTTTTATCTGGTACCATCATACGACCTTATGTTTTAGAGTTAGCTTTCTATTATCATTTTATTCAGTTGAATTTATCAATGTGCTATCTCTATTCTGTGTAGTGTCTTCCTCCGCCTAATAGAAGTGGATCCTGATGCCTTCTGGTTGACTCTGAACGAGCTGTACTGTCCCTGCTCCTACAACCCGCCCCACCCTGACCTGCAGCCTGTGGAGCTAAGTGGGATGGGCCTCCCGAGGAATGAATACACAGATAATGTCTTGAAACTCCTGGAGGACTTTGGCTTGCCTGAGGACACACAGCCAGCAGGGATCCAGATCCAGTGAGCTGCGCTGATGAACAGTACCCCAGTCCTCCACCCGTCTGTCCCCAAGCAGAGAAAGGAACACTACACTGACGACAGCCTCAGGAGAGCATAGCTTGTCCTAGTCTTCCCCCAACCTCTTTTCAGGGACTCTGCCTTGCAGACTTCATCCTATAGTTTAACAGTGACTTTGAAACACCAAAATGTTAAGTGCTgattctgttctgttgtgttggtTAAGGGTGTACATATTCCAATGTGCTGCCAAGGGATGGACAAACGACCAGTATTTTGAATTTAAAGGAAAAAAAGTATTAGTAATTAATAGTCCTCTTTTTAATAAACaattattgttttttttattataacAGAAATGCATTTTTCCTGACCTCTTCGTTGTAACTGCTTAGCCTTTCATACAAGTAGCTGTAGCAATCTATGCCATAATTGAGCTTTTCTACCGTAAGTAGAATGGCAGAGCTTTCATTTGCCTGCAAATCTGGCTTTGTTTAAATGTatgttatttttttcacctttttttttaccaggtaggccagttgagaacaagttctcatttacaactgcgacctggcaaagataaagcaaagcagtgcaacacaacaacacagagttacacgtgggataaacaaaagtacagtcaataacacaatagaaaaatctatatacagtgtgtgcaaatggattaaggaggtaagacaataaatcaaatcaagtttattttatataccccttcgtacatcagctaatatctcgaagtgctgtacagaaacccagcctaaaaccccaaacagcaagcaatgcaggtgtagaagcacggcggctaggaaaaactccctagaaaggccaaaacctaggaagaaacctagagaggaaccaggctatgaggggtggccagtcctcttctggctgtgccgggtggagattataacagaacatggccaagatgttcaaatgttcataaatgaccagcatggtcaaataataatcaggagtaaatgtcagttggcttttcatagccgatcattaagagtatctctaccgctcctgcggtctctagagagttgaaaacagcaggtctgggacaggtagcacgtccggtggacaggtcagggttccatagccgcaggcagaacagttgaaactggaacagcagcaaggccaggtgggctggggacagcaaggagtcatcatgcccggtagtcctgacgcatggtcctagggctcaggtcctccgaaagagagaaggagagaattaaaaagagcatacttaaattcacacaggacaccggataagacaggagaagtactccagatataaccaactgaccctagccccccgacacataaactactgcagcataaatactggaggctgagacaggagg encodes:
- the tti1 gene encoding TELO2-interacting protein 1 homolog: MDHQIDDPKLAFAYLRPACVLLTHEPTVGNVETLSTQLRHVNHGTLQQLQDYVLFPLRFILKIPGPKRDGLIQAVAEAMGYVLENTCVRSWETLRDLLSELCLCLCSPTDPGKPAPTSEELRAAVLRCLDALLHAAYGDVVFKLFEPIMLPGLGAAISLLLALGEQEKSRTVQAAALKCLQALTLQCDCSMDHVLVGQKERRILGSTMASFLPGITIAVSRVITGDMRHGHAVTVRAIKVWFKTVGLVMADDQLQNTGTGERQLWELGRVWELVVQRTQDWVRNTSGRLALLLKKIISCTSAHQHWRVRLEMVNFSDHLLANCSSSLGECVGPLLEALVGAVNDEEPTVRERCEAALREVAERHQSSDSNNQAFTDVLSENLHSLATSLPRLMRTSDDQRKVFVLNVFLGYLKILGPKVIVVLNSAAHLQRVSKALMQVLELDVMDVRIVEERSSAVTVETGPGPHGAHAQRKHFLYFTDERIFSLLKEICRVLGYYGNVYLLVDHFMDLYKESSVYRKQAAMVLNEVITGAAGIGVAGGQERQGVPSQEDLKAVVESIIEEYICLSHWHLPTLIGEESDRGEQEQQTQFSLFSISNGVEGKGNPLQLVQAVHKSSTIHELNSNIWQICIQLEGIGCFAQALGMDFRLILMTSLYPVLEKAGDETLMVSQAALDAMWDISQACGYASLKELINENSDYLLNDVSLNLQRLGVHPHAPRVLTVMFSHSDPSLLPLVGDIVQDVLLALDMSYDETSPLFCTVLHSLMKALARWFPSSVAGTSDALGTKKVWREQDQLNVRQFLLDYHKQKELAVGIGAEEEGTEHPELPPSMDCEEDMDGPDVKVELPAHITIAKDVMERCIHLLSDPSLRLRLKVLDVLELCVCVLSQKENELLPMAHRCWPALLLRLTADDPLAVLRAFRVLCTLGETCRDFLRKRVSKEVIPKLTAWLSKQAPVSARAGPVYSHTLAYKLQLAVLQGLGALCLHLDLGDSDMDAVTESCLPYLSCRQPPKLQEACLSVFLRLIEVDPDAFWLTLNELYCPCSYNPPHPDLQPVELSGMGLPRNEYTDNVLKLLEDFGLPEDTQPAGIQIQ